From the Scomber scombrus chromosome 22, fScoSco1.1, whole genome shotgun sequence genome, the window AATGATATTCTTAATAATGGGAGGTGGTGGATGGAGGTCGTGCGGCAGGTGATGGGCCAATACCATCTCCCAGGCATCCAGCAGGTGAACATTCAGTCCTTTGAACATGGCCCTGAGCACCTTATCACGCTGTAGCGAGCACCAGTCGCTGTTGGTCAGCGCCTCACGAAGCAGCATAGCTTTGGGGTTTGCTGTCCGGATTAAAACCAGAGTGTCTGGAGCTCTGTCCAGCAGTCGCACCACTGCCCTGCGGATGTTCTGCAGCCGCCGGATGTAGAGCTCTGTGGGGAAAGTGCTGAAGTGTGCCCAGATGCCAAAAACTACAACGGTGTTGGCGCCACCAACTAAACGGTCTAGTTCATTGGCAATGTAGTGTAGTTCGATGGCTGGGACTCTGATAGAACGGACAGGGGGACCGTGGAATTGGTATGTCACCAAAATGTTGTTTGCATAGTCTAAGGCCATGAAAGGTCCAACTCTGACTGAACTGTGCAGGTCAAACTGTTTGAGATCTAAAAGTATTACAGAAGGAAAGAATTGGTGAGGTACAGTGTGAACAAAATCAAAGCTTTTGATTCAAGCTGATTTGTGTTCATTACTACCTGGTAGTGCTTTGTTGAGATATTCAAACCACTGCCTGACGGTAGAGTCTCCATAAAGGTGGACCACCTTGCCTTTCAGACATTGGTTGATAACAGAAGGAGTGTTGAACTGGCGGACTGTGGGGCCACTTATTGACTGCCACACACCCTTGTAGTAATAGCCAGCAGGTCCAGGCTGCACAATATTGCTCTTCACCTCTGGTTGATCTGAGAAGAAGTTAAAGGATAAGGGGGGAAACAATTGGTATGAAGCCATAAAAGCCACTTATGGTTTATCTTCATTCCATAATAACAAGATGTACTACTAACAGTAAACAGCGTTAGTCTAGTCAGCAGTACTCTGTGCTCCCATCACTGTTCAAAAACTGGCCTGAATAAATGTCTACAGGAGGATGCTACCTTGAACaaagaggtgtttttttgtttgttttttaacaaatgtttattTCTCTAACTGGTTTACTTCTAATAATCTGTAGAATATTCCATTTTAAATGGTTGTTATTATGATtgatattataattaatatagaAGAAATAATGGTACATTACCTTTATTTTTTGGAAAGATGGTGACATTGGCAAATCCTGAAGCTTGAATGGAGACTTTCATGTTGTTACCACTGAAGAGAAGGATACATGAAAAATGTCTTACACACATTCCCACACTAACAGCATATGACAAAAGAATTAAGAAGTGAGTTAATGTTGTTCTAATTCATTTTATCATATGCACAGTGAGTccaaagtgaaaaagaaataaatgtatatctTTAAGTTTCTgaaaatataagaataaaatTGATccatttaccaaaaaaaatagAATCATGGCAAGTtctattcattaaaaaataaatcaaccaATGTGATCCATTCTGGACTGCTTTTGGAAGTAAAAGTCCCATTCATCTATCTCATAGACAATGTTACACGTGACATATTTGGAGCACATCTACTGCTTAGAACGGCATGAAACTCTTCTGGTTTAATAATCAgtacaaaacataaaactgtgTTAGAAAATATCTGATCCTTTGATAAAGTCAAAAGTACAAAACCAAGGTGCATTACAACGAAAAACATCCAATCCAATTCTATTACGTGTAGTTTGAACGGTGGGTGGAAGCCAACTGTTACAATgttgaaaaaaccccaaaagacAATCTGCAGCTTAAATCAATTCAGTTTTAAAGTTTGAGTCAACTGTTGATGAATTCAGGATCTATGCCACTGCAATACAGAGTGGGGGAAAACACCTCCAGAAACAGCAGTTACTCTCACTGGGAATATCTATTTCACTTTTGATATTATGATTTTGCATTGATTGACGGGTTGTTGTTTATCATACATTCCAACATCTGCTGCATGTTATATTTGACATGTGGAGTGACGTGTTAGAAGGAGCAGTGACAGAAAGTCTGGTGTCCAGCTTGGATGATCATAAGCACTGTGACCTGTATGTTTTCCTAGGTAGATTCCTAAGTAGAGGTACATTGTAATACTATCAGGTGTATTATGAATCTCGTGAGTGAGATCTCACATGTTGTAGCCACACCTATGCACTCTATATAAGATGTTGACCAAACATATATAAGATTGACCAAAGACTGTTATTAAAGGACCTGAACTGAGAATCATCATCTCCTGAGTCTAACTGAGTGTTCCTCATCCATGAGAATCTACTTCAGCATCTCCAGTGATCAACTTTGTATTATATTAGACAGTAAACATCTCTAGATTCAGTTCAGATTCATATCTTTCTGCTCACTCACCTTTTAAAGAGCTTCTCCTCATTAGCCTTGAGATGTCCATTAAACCCGCCATTGTAGTTGCTGATCCTGGTATCACAGCTCAGGTTCTTTGGCTTGTAGCAAAACCACGGCTCACCTGTAGTGAGGTCAGTGAAGTTACACAGTGGCTGCTGTGTTGGACGCAGGCAGACATTACACGTGGTAATTTCAGAGACTGAGCCTGAGCGGAAGGCACTCTTGAAAAAAATCCTATCCGGCTGTTCTCTGGTTAGCCTTTGCAGCACCGTGACAGCTTCACTGGGGTGAATCAGTGTCACCTGATAGGACAGAGACCCAGAGTTCAACCCTATTACTTGAAATTGTCGTagtaaagacaaataaagtgAGCATTACTAAAACTtattttaaacttatttatAACAAATATACAGATTCTCCTCTTTCTGTTAAAGTGATATGGTGATGCTGTATTGGGGTGATGTACTGTAGTGTACAGCATGTGCCACTAGAGGTCAGTCTATACCGGTGGAACAGGCAGCTGAACTGAGAAGAAGATTCATATCAGTTGGTCCATAGTATGCCACAACAAGCTGGCATATAGAAATCCTCATCATCAAATGTTCCACTTCAATTTTGTCATGAGGACACACCTGAAAAGGCTTGCCTGAGTGTCATTGAAGGGTTCTCTTCAATTCTCAAATTTCCCTGAACCCCAGGCACGCAAATGGCGTGGAAGGGCGAAGAGGTCGACTGCTTTTGGCACTGCTTGTGGCATCTGCTTGAACATGTGTTATCAACAAAAATGTCCCTTTTTGCTGCTCTGCTTTTGTTAAACGATGAAGAGGTCAAAACTCCAGCATCACTTGTAGtatatagaacaactttattgtttttgtttagacTGAAACACCTTGGTCGAACAAGAAAATTATTATGTAATATACTACAAGAATTTCTGATGTTTTGATCTCTATAGATTTGTTTAATTCTCCTTGAgtcttggaagtaggtgaagttttttaaatgatgaaacatgTTTAGATGCATCTGTTTCTCATCGCTGTATTATGTTAACTGgtttatatatgaaaatgagTTGCCAATCGATggaaaacacagattttttaatatgttaGATGTGTTGATTACTCTTGGACTTATTAACCGACCAACTGTatgaaatgatgtttttaaaattaccCCTATTATAATTGCAAACTGCATATGtgctgtgtgaaaatgaaaagttgaCAGGCCTAGCAACAGTACCTAAGGAGGGTGGAGCTTAGCTAAATGTCAGAAGATTGAAACAATTGGATTTAACATAGTCACCTCAACCTTTGCGCTTCCCTCCCAGAGTAAAGAAAATACAGCAGAGTAGGAGCCATTGAGATGATCCAACACTTTCCCAGCCACACCTGCACCAAGTGCTCGGTTGTGCAGACGGGCAAGTAAGAAGTCTCCACCAGACTTCTTGGGACGACCATGGAAGTCATACATTTTGATCATAACTTCCAGCTGATCCCCTACGTGCCACTGTTGTCCACCCTTCTCTGGGAGAATAGTGAATCTGCTGTGGGCAGGATGGGTGGTCTGCTCCAGGGAAAGAGAAGCTGACAAGGATGGAGTTTCAGGCCAAGCAATGGAGTCTAATAGGAGGCGTTCCTCCAGAGCATCCTCAGGGGACAACGGTTGGAAGCTGCAGAAGCGGTGTTGCAGGTGATGTTTTGGGAGAGGGTAAGAGGACCTCCCTTTGTGCTGAAACAGGCAGGGGGTGAAGAGAGTGATGTGAcaaatttaatatatatatattttttaaagtaagataaatgtactaaatgaaacaaaaggaaGATATTTCTGCTCATCAGAAAATTAACTAAATATTTGTAGGGGTTGATGAGAGAAGTTGATCAAAGACTCAGTGATAACTGCAACCTAAAAATGAATTTTCAAATGAGGACAATGTTATAATTTGATTATGATATCAAGATCTAACACAACCGAAGTGTTCATACAAGTTATTCAGATGGGAAAATAATGCAGTTTTGTGTTTCTTGAATTAGTTGATCGTTTTACAAGTATTGTCTTTGTTGCCAAGTCCTGATATGAAGAATGTGTATTGTTCCTCATtgccatagagctccattgtttccatgaaacaagtaaaaacacatcagtgagtcacactgttctactgggtgacatgttctttcaATACCATTAACATGGAGATTGTAGTTCATTTTCAATCAATCCCTAATAAAATGTTCTGCTGCCATAAATACTCAGTACTGTTGGGTCTAACTAGATGACCACATGGTTCTAGGTTCTAACAAAGGGAGTCCTTAAGAAACTCAGCTTCCCACAGTCCTTGGTTGTTCATACCCAGGTGTGAACTCCAACCATGACTCAGGACAACAAAACAagatctctccctctcctcttttttctccccatcCCTGCTGCTGAGAGTAGCAGGAAGTGCTAATCTTCCTCTAGCTTCAGGAACAGCTCAGATTCTCAGCTCTCTGTTGTCAAGTGTGGCCTGCtcacagcagaaacacacagagccCTCCTGAACAAGCAGCGGCACGAGAGCCTGCTTAGGATTCAGCAAGGGGACTATCAGCGGCCTCTTCAGAAACCTGGACCTCTGATCTGGACATCTGATCTGCACATCTGCTCACCGACTACCCACACATGTTACATCCAGTACCTAGGCCTTGCATGGAAATAACCTCTTATTAGCCTGGCACCTTTACACCACATCAATTGGCCttaaacacaaactcacacagctAAGAGGTTTTAACCCAACTTTACACACTTTACTTAATGTGGctgcacatttgtttttaagacACCATATTGTCTGGCCTTTTGTCTGTGTTATCTTCTTAGTCTGCTATTTTGCTAGTTTTCTCTCTAAACACCGAACACGCGcgcgcacatgcacacacacacacacacacacacacacacacacacacacacacacccacacacagacacacacacacacacacacacacacacacacacacacacacacacacacacacatctgtactTAAGTATATTTAGTTAGATcccttgtgtgtttttactcttctagtgaattgtgtgttttgctttgtcattGTTGCCTATGGATATACATGCTGTCTGTTTAATGTTGCACatgaatgagtttttttttctgcaaagtACTCCAAAATCCTTCAATGTTATTAATATGGTCATTTGGTTATTGTTATTAAGTTAATTATTAACCAGAGTTCCAAATTGATAGCTCATAATTATATagctatataactatataaactATACATGTCATCATAATGAAAGTGTGCATGTTTGATCAGAATGCCATACTAAACATTAAGACGTTTGAATGGAATTTCTGCTGTATTCAGTTTctatattataaatacaataGGAGGGGATGGGGCTTCATTGATTCCACGAATAATGTATACATTATAAATGTCATCTTTAGGAAAGTGTgcatatttgatcattttaatggaTTTTCTACTGTGCACAGTGAAACTTTTATCAATAcaatgaatgttttgttttttatttaagcATTAATAAATCCCAAAGTAtaagtagtagtattaataaaAAATCTCAGCATAAGTCTACAAAGAATTCCACACAGTGACATATGGACTGTTTCTGATGCATAAAAAATGAgggagatattttttttaaacatttttctacaATAAGTCTTTCACAAAACATGAGTCAACTACACATAATTCACGGTTGAGTggttaataa encodes:
- the LOC134004624 gene encoding NXPE family member 3-like, producing the protein MVRVCREMVVGFCSPKYAATFLFLAVFVFIYLLFNIDLEHKGRSSYPLPKHHLQHRFCSFQPLSPEDALEERLLLDSIAWPETPSLSASLSLEQTTHPAHSRFTILPEKGGQQWHVGDQLEVMIKMYDFHGRPKKSGGDFLLARLHNRALGAGVAGKVLDHLNGSYSAVFSLLWEGSAKVEVTLIHPSEAVTVLQRLTREQPDRIFFKSAFRSGSVSEITTCNVCLRPTQQPLCNFTDLTTGEPWFCYKPKNLSCDTRISNYNGGFNGHLKANEEKLFKSGNNMKVSIQASGFANVTIFPKNKDQPEVKSNIVQPGPAGYYYKGVWQSISGPTVRQFNTPSVINQCLKGKVVHLYGDSTVRQWFEYLNKALPDLKQFDLHSSVRVGPFMALDYANNILVTYQFHGPPVRSIRVPAIELHYIANELDRLVGGANTVVVFGIWAHFSTFPTELYIRRLQNIRRAVVRLLDRAPDTLVLIRTANPKAMLLREALTNSDWCSLQRDKVLRAMFKGLNVHLLDAWEMVLAHHLPHDLHPPPPIIKNIIDVILSYICPQKGS